The Borrelia hispanica CRI genomic interval TGGAGTTGGACTTGTTGCAAGTGCTGGTGCTTTGATTTTCTTAGCAGCAGATTCAAAGAGTAGGTTTTCTTTGCCGCATGCAAGGTATTTATTGCACCAACCATTAAGTGGTTTTAAAGGTGTTGCTACAGATATTGAAATTTATACAAATGAACTTAATAAAGTCAAGAGTGAACTTAATGATATTATTGCAAAAGAGACGGGTCAGGAGCTTGATAAAGTTGAAAAAGATACCGATAGGGATTTTTGGTTAGATAGCGAATCAGCAGTAAAATATGGGCTTGTCTTTCAGATTATTACTACTAGACTTGAACTTGAGAAATTTATTTCTTAGTTTGTTGGTATTATCTTGTAGTTTTTCAAAAAGGGATTTTAGTATTTTGGAATTTAGTGTTATTAATTTCCAAAAAAATTTAATTTCAATTAATGTATTAGTAGATATTGCTTATAATTTATCTTTTTTAGATTTTGATGTAGTGATTGTTAAAAATTTAAGGAATAAAGAGGAGTTAGATCTTATTAATAATAAAGTTGCATTTGGAGATTTTCAAAATGCATATTTTATTAGACAAAATGATATTTTATCGATAAGTATTCTTTCTAAAGAGAAAATTAAAATTCAAATTTTAGATTTAATAGAGGGATTTTATGGATATAGATTGGGTGTGGTTGTTGATTTTGTGTTTAAAGATCGGCATTATGGGATTGTTATTTTTAATTTTGATGAAAAAATAGCTAATAATTTGGATATTGATATTGTTAATGATCAAATTAGATATTTAAGTTATAGGTATAAAAATTTGCTTTTTATTTTAGATAAGAGTGAACTTATTTTGTTAAATATGATTATTAATAATGGTTTTTTTAATTTAATTTATAATTCTATTAATCCTTTTTATATCATTAATGCCATTAGTTCTAAGGTTTATTCTAATTTTGTAGCACAAATTTCTATTCATTCTTTAAGGTATGTTGTTTTAAGTTATTTGTATAATAATTTTTATATGAGTAGTTTTCCAAAAAGTATTTTAATTAAATAGGTTTTGAAATTTTTAGTTCTTGACATCATGATTGCATTGTTATATTATTACTACCGATGCCGAAATGGTGGAAGTGGTAGACACACAGGACTTAAAATCCTGAGGAGGAAGCTCCGTACCGGTTCAAGTCCGGTTTTCGGTATTTCAAATTTTAGGATTATTGTTATTATTGAATAGGTTGTTTATATAAATTCCGCCAATAAATAAGATAATTGAAAAGACATAAATTTGTGGGCTAAATTTTATTTGAAGTTTGGTTGTAAGAAATATTATTTGTATAATTGTTCCTGAAATTAGTCCTATAGATAGATATAGAAAATCGATTAAATATTTTTCCATTGTTTTTTTAATTATTATTATTGTAATTCCTATTCCTATTATTGTAAAAGTGCTAAATATGATACATGGTATTATTTTAATTTGTGCTATTATGTTGATTATTTCTTTATAAGTTCCAAGACTTAATAATATGAGTGAACCTGAGATACCTGGTAATATCATTGCGGAACCACCTATTATTCCTGAACAGGCAAGTAATAAATAGTATTGAATTGAGGTTTTATCTTGATTTGTTGTTAGTTTTAGTGATACGTCATGATGCTTTAGGATTAAGAGCAATAGTATAGTTAAAAGGCCAGATGTAAATAATAAGTATTTATTAATTTTTGTATTGATGTTAAATGTTGAATTTGTATTAATTTCTTTTTTTAATGTAAATATACTTCCTAGGATTAATCCTATAAAAAATATATTTAAATACATTTCTTTTGTTGAATTGTCTAAAATATAGTTTTTAAGTATTTTTGCAAATATTGTTGTTGAGGTTAATATTCCAAGTGATAATTTCCCTAAAAAAATTATGTTTTCTTTTACTTTTTTTAGTTTTATAAGACTTGTTGACGAATAAATGATGTTATAGTATATTCCTGTTATTAAGGCTATCGTGCCTCCTGAAATGCCTGGTATTATACTTGCGATACCAATTAAGAGGCCTTTTATATAAATTCCCATAGTAATTTATGTATTTACATAGAATTAATGTTTTTATCTCTCATCACCCTCACCACTAATTGTACCGTTTTTATGTCTTTTTTTTAACTTTTCTAGATTGGTTATTGCAACATCTTCAAGTGTTATGCCAAGGTTATTACTTAAATTTGAAATATACCACAATACGTCACCAAGTTCTTTCTTTATTGCTAATAAATATTCTTCATCAAGGATATATTCTCTATCTCGACCTAATTTTTTTATTTTTTCTACCACCTCTCCTGTTTCTCCAGCAAGTCCAAGTGTGGTTAAAATCAATTCTTCTTTTTTGTTTTTATATTTTGCAGTTTGCTTAGCTTTTGTTTGATATTCATTTAATTCCATAATTAAGACTAGTGTAATATAGTTTTTATTTATTTACAAGTTTATTTATTATTTCTTTTTTTTTAAAGTTTTATTATATTAATTGGGGTTTAGCTATTATGAGTAAATGTATTCTTTTATTTGCAATTCTATTCTTTTTTGCACAATTTAATTACATATATTCTTATCCTGAGATACAAAGTTTTTCAAATAAAGATCCTGTTTTTTATGATCTGAGAAGAAAAATTGTTAAATATAATAAAAGAGAAAATGTTCCTTTGTTTATTTATTTATATCGAGTAAGGGAAGGTGATACTTTTTTTAGGATTGCAAATAAATTAAATGGTTGGCAAGCTAGTATTGCTACAATTAACATGTTAGATTCTCCTGTTTTAAAGGTAGGACAAGAAATTTTATTCCCCAGTAAGAAAGGTCTTTTTATCCTTAATAGTAAGGAATATAGATTTAATAATTTACTCTTAGCAACAAGGGATTTAAAAAAAGCAGAAAAAATAAAAATTAAGAGAAATAATAAGATTTATGATTTTTATTTTTTTGATTCGATTGAACAGCCAAAATTAAGTTTTTTTTCAACTACAGAAATGCTTTTCTTTTTAAATTCTGATTTTATTTTTCCTTTGAAGAAATTTATTATAAGTTCTGATTTTGGCTTTAGACCAGATCCTTTTACTGGTGTTAACAATTTTCATACAGGTATAGATCTTGCAGCTCCAATTAACACTTTGGTTTTTTGTTCAGCTTATGGTGTTGTAGGTTTAGTTGGGTTTAATAATGTTTATGGTAATTTTGTTGTTGTTGAACATAAAAATAATGTTAAATCTCTTTATGGACATCTTAATTCTTATTTTGTCAAAAGGGGGGATATTTTAAGAACAGGAGATATTATTGGTAAAGTAGGACAAACTGGTAGATCTACAGGGCCTCATTTACATTTTGAAATATTAAAGAGAGATGCTCCTGTTAATCCTATAACAATTTTAAAATAGACAAAATTATATTATTAAATTGTGTTTATTATTATGTTATATTTTAAGATAAATTTAAATATAAGGGTGTAATTTTTTGCTACACTTTATTTAAAAGATTTATTTAATATGTTTCGACTTGATATATTATTGTTGCTATTGGAATTTTTTTAGTATAAAAAATATACATCATCAGATAATGGCTATATTGTTTTATATTGATTATTAATTAATAGTTAATGTATGTTATACTCTGTGATTTTATTGTGTAAAGTTTTTCTTCCAATTTTAAGTATTTCAGCACATTTACTTTTATTATTCTTTGAATGAAGAAGTGTTTGTTTGATGATCTCTTTTTCTGCTTCTTTTAAGCTTATTCCTATTGGTAGTGTTATATTGAATGTTTGATTTGTGTTATTTTTGATTTTAGGAGGTAGGTCATCTTTAACAATTTGTTTCCCTTTAGATAAGATTAATGCACTCTCAAGTACATTTTTTAATTCTCTAATATTTCCTGGCCAATCATATGCATAAAGAGCTTTTAGTGCATCATTGGAAATACTTTTTTCTTCTTTATTATTTTCACTTGCAACATCTTTAATTAATATTTTTGTTAAATTTGGAATGTCATCTTTTCTTTCTCTTAATGGTGGAATATTTATATTTATTATATTAAGTCTATAAAATAAATCTTCTCTAAATTTTCCTTTTTGAATTTCTTCTTCAATATTTTTATTTGTTGCTGTTAGTAACCTAATGTCAACTTGCATAGTGGTCTCTCCGCCTACTCGTTCAAATGTTTTATTTTGCAGTACTCTTAGTAATTTTACTTGTACTTCAGGTGATACTTCTACTATTTCGTCTAAAAATATGGTTCCTTTATCTGCTAGTTCAAATCTACCTTTTTTTTGAGAAATTGCACCTGTGAATGCTCCTTTTTCATGTCCAAAAAGTTCGCTCTCAAGTATGCTTTCAGATAGTGCGGCACAATTGACTTTAATAAAAGGTTTGTCGTTTCTATTTGATAAATCAAATATTGCATCTGCTATTACTTCTTTTCCAACACCGCTTTCTCCAGTTATTAGAACAGATGCTTTTGATTTTGCAATTTTTTTTACAAGTTCTAAGATTTTTTGCATTATAAGTGATTTTCCAAATATTTCTTCATAATAGCTTAAATTTTTTCGTATAATTACGTTTTTTTGTAATATGTTTTGTTGTTTTTTATCATTCTTTTTTTTTAGAGCTCGCTTGATGATTAATAATAATCTTTCAAGGTCAACAGGTTTTGTTAAAAAGTCATAAGCACCTTCTCGCATAGCATCAACAGCTGAATCTACAGTGCCATGTGCTGTAAGAATGATAAAAGGTATATTTGGATTTCTGTCTTTTACAATTTTTAATAATTCTTCTCCTGATATTTGAGGCATTCTAAGATCAGAGATTATAGCATCGATTTTTTCATTTTGAATTGTTTCAAGCGCTTCTTCGCCATCACTAGCAGTAAATACAAAGTAACCCTCTTCTTCAAGATAAGTTGCTATTCCTTCTCGTATGTTTTTTTCATCATCTGCTACTAATAATTTACTCATTTTCTAAACATCCTTCAATTAAAATTTTGCCCTTATTTAGTTTTGGAAGTGTTATTGTAAAAGATGTTCCTTTCATTTCTTTACTTTCTACAAAAATTTCACCACCATGTTCTTTAACTATTTTATAGGAAATGGTGAGTCCTATACCACTTCCATTTTCTTTTGTACTGAATTGGGGTTTAAATATATCGTCTTTTGTTTCGTTTTTTATTCCATTAGCATTATCTTTAATAGAAATATAAATGTTATCTTCATTTTCATGAGTAAATATTTCTATTTTTTTTATTTTTTTATTTGATTCAAGTAATGCTTCTTCTGCATTTTTGACTATGTTAATAATTACTTGTCTTATAAGTTTTTCATCAATTAATACAAAGCTTACTTTTTTTAAACCGAGTATAAATTTAATATTTTTGTTTTTTAATTCTGGATTTAATAGATTATATACACTTTTTATAATGTCTGAGATATCTCTTTTTTGTGGCATTATTTTTATTGGTCTTACTGTTAATAAAAAATCTGTTACTGTTTTGTCCATTCTATTTATTTCTTCTTTAATTATTTTAAAGTAATGATTTGCTTTTTTGCTTTCGATGTTTTGTCTATCTATTTCTTTTTTAAGTAGTTGTAAATTTATATCAATTGCTCCTAGAGGATTTTTGATTTCATGTGCTATGTTTCTTGCATGTCTTGTAAATGCAGCTAAAGCTTCAGCTCTTCTAAAGAGTTCTTCTTTATGTTTTTTATCTTTAATATCTTCAATTAAAATGATATTGCCTTCAAGTTTTTGATCTCTTACATATGGCATAAATGATATTTTGATATATATATTTGTTGAAATTTGTACTTCAAATCCTATTATTTTATCTTCATTTGTTGCTAGTTCTTCTATGAGATTTGTTAGTGTTGGAATTGAAATATCTTTAAGAGTTTCTAATTTATATTTGGGGCTTATAGATAGAATTTGAAATAACATTTTGTTTAGATAAATTATGTTGTTGATTTTATCAAGTACCATAATTCCTTCATTAATAGATGCAAAAATACCATCATATATTTCTATTTTTTTATAAATATCTTGTATGAATTTAAGTTTTTGGTCACTTGATAATTTATTTAATTTAGTCAATGTTTTTTTTAAAAATTTGCTCATTAATCCTCATAATGTAACATTAGATTTTCGATTATTAATTTTTTATTTTGATTGTAAGGATTATATTTCAGTATGTATTTTAAATATTCTAATCTTTGTAAGTATGTGTTTATATCTAAATTTTGGTTTAAAAATTCATTTCTAAGTTGGCTTATAAGTTCTTCTAAAAAGAGACCGAATATGTTGTCGTCTTTTATGAAATTAATTGAACTTAGATTAAATATACTTTGTTTTTCTTGTATGATATTTAAAATTTTTTTAACTTCTTCTTGTAATTTTGTGTGTTCTTCGCTATTAAATGATTTAAAGTATTCTTCTATTGTAAGCTTGTCATTTTTTTTAAAAGTTTCCTGAAAGAGATTAATTTCAAATTCTCTGTTTTCTTTTTTGAATGTGTATATTCTAAGTCTTGATAAAATTGTTTTTGGAATTTTGTTTTTATTTCTTGTAGTTAAAATGAAATAGATCTTTGAAGGTGGTTCTTCTAGTATTTTTAATAATGCATTATAGACATTAAAATTAAGGTTTTCAATTTTATTAATGTAAATTACCTTTATCTTGTTTTTTTCAGATAATACCCAATGTTTAATTGTTCTAACATCCTTAATTGTAATGTTAAAATTTATCTCTTTAATTATTTCTTCAATTTTATTAATAAGTTCTTTTTTTGTTGTGTCATTGTATTGATTGTTATAGTAGACATTATTAATAAAATTGATATTTGTTTCTATTTTTTTTAAATTTTTGTCACTACTAAAGTTGTATTTTGCAAAGATAATATTTTTAACATATTCTAGATATCGATTTATAACTTCGTTTGATGTTGAGCTGAGATAAGCTTTTGCTTCCACTATATTAAGATCTGAGAGAATAATTAAATTAGGATTTGTTAAATTTTTTATGTTTAGAATTTCTTTTGCGAGTGCAATTGCAGTTGTCTTTTTAAAAGAAAATCTTTCTCCCCAAAAAAGCATTGCATTTGGTAAATTTTCTTTTTTGTATTCATTAATTATTGTTTTAGCTATTTCAGGTAATATTTTCATATTTTTACTTCTCTTTGCTATGTTTTTGATATTTTAAATAGGTAATTTATTCCAGGATTGAGATATTCAAGAAAGTTACTTCCTTCTAAGAAATAGCTAGGATTAAATATTTGTTGAGCATGAATTATATATACTACAATTGCTATTATTCCAAAAGCTTCAAGTAAACCAAGTACAAGACCAAGTATTCTGTTGAAAAATAGTAATTTAAGATGACTTATTATTGATTCAATTAATGCTTGTAAAATCAAAAATCCTATGTGTATTACTAGGAAAAATACTAATAGTGCTTGAACATATGATAAATCAAGGATTGGCGATATTAATATCTTGAAATCATTAGTTTTATTGTAAAGTAAAAATATTAAAGTAAAAATTTCGACAAATCCAGTAATTTCTTTAATAAAACCTCGTAAAAATCCTCTGAGTCCTAATGATGTAAAAATTATTATTATTAATATGTCAACTATGCCTGTTATTTTAAAAGGATTGTTTAGCATTTATGTCCTCAAATTCCTTTAATAATAGATTGGCTATTATATTTGATGAATCTTGATTGTGAAATTTTTTTATATTCTGTTTTATTATATTAAATTTTTCTTTATTATCTAAAATTTCTTTTATCAAGTTTATGATTTTAATTTCATTTAAGTCATCCTCATCTATTTTTAAACATGCATTTTGATTTACTAATAAATTTGCATTTTTAACTTGATCTCCTCGTGAGCCCTTTATAAATGGAACAAGTATTGCGCATGCACCAGCATTTGCAAATTCCTTAATGGCCCCAGCTCCGGCTCTGCTTATTATTATATCTGAAAATTTTATTATACTTGCCATTTCTTCTGCATTAAAAAATTGTCTTCTTAGATAATTGTCTTCTCTAGTTGGATCTACATTTTTGCCACATTGGTGAATAAAATAGACATCAATCTTGTTTTTTATATTTATAACTAATTTGTTTAAAATTTCTGCTCCAAGGGAACCCCCAATTATGCTAATTATGGGTTTTTGTGTATTTTGAGTTAAATTCTTGATTATATCTGATTTTGGATTTAGAAATTCTTTTCTTATTGGTGATCCTGTATATAAGACATTTTTATTTTTAAAATATTTTGTGCTTTCTTGAAAGCTTATATGTATTTTGTGTGCAAATTTTGAGTTAATTTTTGTTGCAAGTCCAGGATCAAGATCCATTTCGTGAGTTATACTTTTTACTCCAAGTAAGCTTGCTGCAATAATAGGAGGACTTGATACAAAACCACCAGTTGCATATATGATTTGTGGTTTATATTTTTGTATGATGAGAAAGCTTTTTATTATTCCAAATATTACTTTGAAAAAATCAGTGAAATTTTGTAAAGAGAAATATCTTCTGAGTTTCCCTGATGGAATTGCAATAAATTTGATGTATTCGTATTCTTGAATAAGTTTTTCTTCTATTGAATTTTTTTTCCCCAGCCAAAAAAATTCAATATTTGTATCGTATTCTTTTAATTTGGAAATTATTGCTATTCCTGGAAAGATATGTCCTCCTGTGCCCCCTCCTGTAAAAAAAATCCTTTTCTTAGTGTTTATATACTCTTGCATCTATTGTTTAAATCCCTACATTTTTTATTTTAATTTAATAACATATTTTAATGCAAATATTGTATCTTTTATTTTAGAGAATCGATCATTTATTATACTAAAATAAATAGTTTTTATTATTGCAATATGTTAAAAACTGTTTTTTAAAAAAAATTCAATTTGAATGTCTTTTTTTTTCGAATTATTGTTTAGAGTAGAATGTTTTATTATTGAATGAGTAACTTTAGTTGCTTGTTTTAATGCATATTCTATTTCATATGTTTCAAGATATCCTATTAGCAAGCTTGTAAATAGGTCTCCTGTTCCACTAAAATTTTGTTCTAATTTTTCTAAAAAAAATTCTGAATATTCCTTTGTTTTTGTATTGTAAGCAGCAGTTCCTATGAAATTGTCTTTTTCTATGCTTGTAACTATAATTGTTCCTTTTATTTCAAGCTTTGATGTTGCTTTTATTATTTCATCTTTATTTCTAATTTTTTCAGTTTTTGCTAACATTTTTAGCTCTGTAATATTTGGTGTTATTATATCTGCATGTTTTATTATTTCTCTAAAACCACTTACTATTTTGTAATCAAAAGTAGGATAGAGCATGTTATTGTCTGCAAAAACAGGATCGATTATTATTTTTTCAAATTCAAATAGTTTGAGAGTTTGTTCTATTATTTTATGTTGTTTGTTGTTTCCAAGAAATCCACTATAAAATATATCAAAATTTTCATTTTGATTTTTCCAGGATAATATAAACTTTGTTAATTTATTTGTTAAATCTATTATTTCGAATTCTTTGTAATTTGTTGTTGCAGAGAGAACAGAAGTTACTAGTGGACAAACTTGAATATTAAATGATGATATTACTGGTATGCATATTGTAAGTGATGCTTTACCTATGGTTGAAATATCATGCATGGCTAATACGCGTTTCATAATTTTACTCCTTTTTTATATTTATAATTTTCTATTCTGGAGTTTGCATTAGTTTCAATGGGACTTGCTCCATATTTTAAATACATAAGATATCCAATTCCTGCAATCATTGCTCCGTTGTCTGTACAAAGGTCAATTGGGGGATAGTATGTTTCTATTTCAAGGTTTTTAATTTTTTCTCTTAAATAAAGATTGCTTGCGACTCCTCCAGATATTATTAATTTTTTTATGTTAGTATCCTTTATTGCTCTTTTTATTGGAATTATTAAATTTTCAAAAGCTGCTCTTTGAAAACTGGCAGCAATATTGTTATTTGTTGTTTTGGCATTGTCATTTTTAAATTTTTCAAGTTGATGTATGCATGCTGTTTTGAGTCCCGAATATGAGAAGTCGTATCTATTTTCTTTTTTGTCAAAAATTGTAATTGGAAAATTAAATGCATATTGGTTGCCGTCTATAGCCAATTTTTCTATATTTGGGCCACCAGGAAATCCCATGTTATAATGTTTTGCTATTTTGTCAAATGCTTCTCCACAAGCATCATCAAGTGTCCTTCCAAGTATTGCAATATCATCAAAATTATTTTGTTTGGCAAGTATTGTATGCCCTCCACTTAATACTAATGATAGAAATGGATATTCTATTGTGTGATTTAGCAAAGGTGCATAAAGATGTCCTAAAATATGATCAATACAAATTAGAGGTTTTTTTAAGGCAATGGATAGTCCTTTGGCAAAGTTTACACCAACAATTAAAGAGCCAATAAGCCCAGGTTTAGATGTAACTGCTATTAAATCTATTTCAGATATATTTATTTGAGCACTTGTTATGGCTTGTTGGCAAACATACATAATGAATTCTGTATGTAGTCTTGAGGCAATTTCTGGTACTATTCCGTAATATTTTTTGTGTTCTTTTTGACTAAGTTTAATGTTGCTTAAAATTGTTTTGCCATTTTCTACTATAGCTGCACAACAATCATCACATGAGCTTTCTATTCCAAGTACCTTCATTGTTTTCCTCTCTTTGATAAAGGTTTATTAAATTTTTAAATACAAATTCTTTCTTTAACTCTTCTGATTCTTGTTGAAGTATTTTAAGGGTGTTTTTCGACCAAATATGTCCTATTACCTTGACAATTCCTTTTGTTCTAGCTATTTGTTTTGCTCGCTCAAGTGCTTTAATTACAGATTTTTCATTATCTCTATTATCAAGGAATATATCTCTTTGTTCTACTAAAATCCCAATGTTTTTACCAGTTTGTACAGATATGCTGTCTTTAGTAGTGAGACTGTCAAAGAAATATTTATTTTTTTCTTTAAGTTTTATTAACATGATTTTCATAATATTTTCATTTGAGGTAATGAGACTTCCCATATGATTATTCATTATCTTTGCATTTGGATATGCATTGAATGTTGTTTCAATTTTTGTTCGTATAGTAATTTCATCATCATTTATATTGATATGAAATTTTTCTATTGAATTTTTATGCTTTGATTGCATTGGGAAATGAATCATTATAATTTTGTTTTTATTTTGTAGCTTGTTATAAAATTCCATTGATTTTGGTAAAAAGGGAATAATTGAAAAATTAATGTTTAGATTAATTTTTATAAATTCGTCTAACATAAATTCGTCATATCCAACGTCATCAATTATAAGATAAAATTCTGGTTTTGAATTGTTGAGTTTTAATTTTTGTTTTGTTTTTGTTAAATTTTGTCTTTTAAGTTTTGCCAATTTATCTTTTAACTTTAAATTAATGTTATTGTTATTGGATTTTAGATATGCAAAACTAGAAAACAATATACTTATTGACGCAAAAGATGTAATTATGATAAACAATACTTTAATTTTTAACTTATGTTTTTTAATAAAAACATAAATAGTTTGAATATTCATTCTCAGAAATTCTTATTATATATAAATATGTGACTAAGTCAATATTTATTGATAAAGTTCTTCTCTGAGTTTTTTTAGTACTCTTTTTTCGATCTGTCTTACAGTTTCTGAAGATATTCCAAGTTCCGTAGAAATATCTTTTAATGTGCTTTTTTTATCACTATTGTCCAAATTGTATCTTTTCTTGATTATATATCTTTCTTTTTCATTTAGTTTGGTTTCTAGTATGTAGTTTAGATGCTTTAATGTTGAATTTTGTTCAAGAGTACTCTCAGGATTAAAAGAATTATCTTCATAAAGATTTAGTAGCGTGGAGTTTTCTGAGCCTTCAATCTTTTTATCAAGAGAATATTCTTTTTCAAGATAAGGAATAATCTTTACATATTGAGCAGTTGTCAAGTTAAATCTTTCCATTATGTCTTCTTTTTTGGGTGATTTTTCTTCTTCCATTAGATATTTATTTATTTGAAGTATTAAATTTTCTTTTCTGTATGGCACCTTTACGAGTCTTGTTTTTGTATTTAATGCTCTTTGAAGAGATTGTTTAATCCAAAATGAAGCATAAGTTGAAAATTTGGTGTTTTTACTTGGATCATATTTTTCTGCAGCTCTAATTAAACCTAAATTTCCTTCTTGGATTAGATCTTCTATTTTTAATCCTTTGCCCGCATATCTTTTAATTATCTTGAGAACTAAACGTAAGTTGGCATTTATCATTTGGTTTTTTGCTTTTAGACTTCCTAGTTTTATCTGTTTTGCAAGTTCGATTTCTTCTTCGTGAGTTATAAGTCTATGTTCTCTTACAGATTTTAGATATATATTTAAATCTTCATTGCTAAATATATTCACACTACTTCTCCCATCTTTTAAATTTTGTGTATCAACATCCTTCTCCCTTTTTGATGTGATGCAAAAATCATGCCAACTTAGAAAATAATTGATATTTTTATTAAATATTAATTATTTTCTAAGATTATTTGTTGTTTTAATTTGATTGTAGATTACATCAGCAAGTCTAAAACTTTTGGATTTGGCTATTTGTTTTGCTCTTTCTGAATAAATCATGTCTTCAAAAATTTCTTCTGTTTGTCCTCCATTAATTAAATTATTTTCTTTATTTAAAGAATTTTTCATACTCTTGAGCATTTGATTTACAAATATTGCTTCAAATTCTAGAGCAGCTTCATAAAGTTTATTGTCATTTTTGTTTTGATTTATTTCCTCTACTTTTTCTTTTAATATTTTTATTTGATTTTGTGTCTTTATATATTGTGAATTGATTTTATTTATCATATTTATTCCTCTAAAATTAATTCTCCGTATAGTTTATAAATTTTATTTGCTCTTTTAATTATTTGTATTAATTCTTTGTTATTAAACTTAGTTGAATTATTTGATATAAATTCATTTAATTTCATCTTTTGTATTTCTATTTTTATCTTTTTATTTGTTTTGTTACTAAATAAGTCTTCTTCATTTTTTTCAATTGAGAATACGAGGGGTCCTATTTCTGCATTTGTGCTTGCCATAATTATTTTATTTTGTTCATTGATTAAAACTTTAGGCATAGTTTCTATTTCTATTTTCTCAATTTTACTTAGTAGTCCAATGTCATCAACTTCAATTTCTATAATATTTCCTGATTTTATATTGTTTTTTATGTTATTTTTTGTTAGATTTTGACTTATTAAATTTATTAGAGAATAATCTTTATTTTTTAAAATTATATTGTAAGTTGTATAGGTCTGATTCTCATGTATTGTTGCTCCATTTAATATGTACCCTGTACCTTTTGATTTATCATTGATTATTATTGGTCCTGATGCAGTTGCTAATAACTTTCCTTGTTTGTCTTTAAATTCTGTTTTTAAAAGTATGCCGTTTGTTAAATCTTTTGAATCTAGCATAGATGCTATGTAAACATTATGATTTGCACCTTTAATCATATTTCCATTTATTTTGATTGCTACACTGACTAATGCGATGTTTTTGATTCCTGTTTTGGTTAGATCTATTTCGTTAATACCAATTTTGTTTAAAATTTGATTTAAAATTTCTTTTTCTTTAATTGAATCTCCTTTATCAGTAAGTCCTGCTACTATTCCAATTCCTGTTAATATTTGTGAATTAGCAGGTTGTATTTCAGAAATATTTTTTATTTTTGTTTGTTCATTTATTTGTTTGTCAGCATTATTTTGATTAGAAAAATTTTTAATTTGATTTTCTTGTGCAAATGAGCTTAAATTTA includes:
- a CDS encoding divergent polysaccharide deacetylase family protein, with the protein product MNIQTIYVFIKKHKLKIKVLFIIITSFASISILFSSFAYLKSNNNNINLKLKDKLAKLKRQNLTKTKQKLKLNNSKPEFYLIIDDVGYDEFMLDEFIKINLNINFSIIPFLPKSMEFYNKLQNKNKIIMIHFPMQSKHKNSIEKFHININDDEITIRTKIETTFNAYPNAKIMNNHMGSLITSNENIMKIMLIKLKEKNKYFFDSLTTKDSISVQTGKNIGILVEQRDIFLDNRDNEKSVIKALERAKQIARTKGIVKVIGHIWSKNTLKILQQESEELKKEFVFKNLINLYQREENNEGTWNRKLM
- a CDS encoding CvpA family protein produces the protein MLNNPFKITGIVDILIIIIFTSLGLRGFLRGFIKEITGFVEIFTLIFLLYNKTNDFKILISPILDLSYVQALLVFFLVIHIGFLILQALIESIISHLKLLFFNRILGLVLGLLEAFGIIAIVVYIIHAQQIFNPSYFLEGSNFLEYLNPGINYLFKISKT
- the tsaD gene encoding tRNA (adenosine(37)-N6)-threonylcarbamoyltransferase complex transferase subunit TsaD encodes the protein MKVLGIESSCDDCCAAIVENGKTILSNIKLSQKEHKKYYGIVPEIASRLHTEFIMYVCQQAITSAQINISEIDLIAVTSKPGLIGSLIVGVNFAKGLSIALKKPLICIDHILGHLYAPLLNHTIEYPFLSLVLSGGHTILAKQNNFDDIAILGRTLDDACGEAFDKIAKHYNMGFPGGPNIEKLAIDGNQYAFNFPITIFDKKENRYDFSYSGLKTACIHQLEKFKNDNAKTTNNNIAASFQRAAFENLIIPIKRAIKDTNIKKLIISGGVASNLYLREKIKNLEIETYYPPIDLCTDNGAMIAGIGYLMYLKYGASPIETNANSRIENYKYKKGVKL
- a CDS encoding PfkB family carbohydrate kinase; protein product: MKRVLAMHDISTIGKASLTICIPVISSFNIQVCPLVTSVLSATTNYKEFEIIDLTNKLTKFILSWKNQNENFDIFYSGFLGNNKQHKIIEQTLKLFEFEKIIIDPVFADNNMLYPTFDYKIVSGFREIIKHADIITPNITELKMLAKTEKIRNKDEIIKATSKLEIKGTIIVTSIEKDNFIGTAAYNTKTKEYSEFFLEKLEQNFSGTGDLFTSLLIGYLETYEIEYALKQATKVTHSIIKHSTLNNNSKKKDIQIEFFLKNSF
- the murG gene encoding undecaprenyldiphospho-muramoylpentapeptide beta-N-acetylglucosaminyltransferase; the protein is MNTKKRIFFTGGGTGGHIFPGIAIISKLKEYDTNIEFFWLGKKNSIEEKLIQEYEYIKFIAIPSGKLRRYFSLQNFTDFFKVIFGIIKSFLIIQKYKPQIIYATGGFVSSPPIIAASLLGVKSITHEMDLDPGLATKINSKFAHKIHISFQESTKYFKNKNVLYTGSPIRKEFLNPKSDIIKNLTQNTQKPIISIIGGSLGAEILNKLVINIKNKIDVYFIHQCGKNVDPTREDNYLRRQFFNAEEMASIIKFSDIIISRAGAGAIKEFANAGACAILVPFIKGSRGDQVKNANLLVNQNACLKIDEDDLNEIKIINLIKEILDNKEKFNIIKQNIKKFHNQDSSNIIANLLLKEFEDINAKQSF
- a CDS encoding DNA polymerase III subunit gamma/tau, which translates into the protein MKILPEIAKTIINEYKKENLPNAMLFWGERFSFKKTTAIALAKEILNIKNLTNPNLIILSDLNIVEAKAYLSSTSNEVINRYLEYVKNIIFAKYNFSSDKNLKKIETNINFINNVYYNNQYNDTTKKELINKIEEIIKEINFNITIKDVRTIKHWVLSEKNKIKVIYINKIENLNFNVYNALLKILEEPPSKIYFILTTRNKNKIPKTILSRLRIYTFKKENREFEINLFQETFKKNDKLTIEEYFKSFNSEEHTKLQEEVKKILNIIQEKQSIFNLSSINFIKDDNIFGLFLEELISQLRNEFLNQNLDINTYLQRLEYLKYILKYNPYNQNKKLIIENLMLHYED